A stretch of the Salarias fasciatus chromosome 3, fSalaFa1.1, whole genome shotgun sequence genome encodes the following:
- the smim20 gene encoding small integral membrane protein 20, translating to SRHCKHCVRFGGEREVSTCNRKKNVQNTKIALIFGGFVTAVAAAFYPIFFYPLTHKHEYREVQKMNRAGINQADVQPVGVKIWSDPFKSTGK from the exons AGTCGTCACTGTAAACACTGTGTACGTTTTGGAGGTGAGAGAGAAGTTTCCAcatgtaacagaaaaaaaaatgtccaaaacacCAAGATAGCGCTGATTTTCGGAGGCTTCGTGACCGCCGTGGCAGCCGCGTTCTACCCCATATTCTTCTACCCGCTCACGCACAAACACGAATACA GAGAAGTCCAGAAGATGAACCGGGCGGGAATCAACCAGGCAGATGTGCAGCCTGTGG GAGTGAAGATTTGGTCCGATCCTTTCAAGTCTACCGGAAAATGA